Proteins found in one Acanthopagrus latus isolate v.2019 chromosome 3, fAcaLat1.1, whole genome shotgun sequence genomic segment:
- the tuft1b gene encoding tuftelin 1b isoform X4, with product MLTDEVSQIQEVRYCLKTLREQMAARQHSNNNKYPVNGFKVNVPSSQPATTNGNAVLIEPDSHVVDNQEETVRLREVTKHLYAQLKDMEKRHQEEMKRLQAESKEYSVRLVEQSELLQKAEELSEGRGQQVEELQRLLESMKIESGHLKDKMAAGEAELLQLKASREDGREHEQRCAELQKEVATLKEKIHHLDDMLKSQQRKVRHMIEQLQNSRTVIQERDRVVRDLEERVAYLEAENREMHDHMEYFLAGQEPPPLTPTENKPEVVYSKTITPASSNNKALPFIKVIEIKS from the exons ATGCTGACGGACGAGGTATCACAGATTCAGGAG GTGAGGTACTGCCTGAAGACTCTGAGAGAGCAGATGGCAGCCAGGCagcacagtaacaacaacaag TATCCAGTCAATGGCTTCAAAGTCAACGTGCCCAGCAGCCAACCAGCTACCACCAATGGCAATGCCGTTCTCATCGAGCCAGACTCTCAT GTTGTGGATAATCAGGAGGAGACTGTGAGGCTCAGGGAAGTGACCAAGCATCTGTACGCACAGCTGAAGGACATGGAGAAGAGGCatcaggaggagatgaagagactGCAG GCCGAGTCAAAAGAGTACAGCGTTCGTCTGGTTGAGcagtctgagctgctgcagaaggcGGAGGAGCTGTCGGAGGGGAGGggtcagcaggtggaggagctgcagaggctgctgGAGAGCATGAAGATCGAGAGCGGCCACCTCAAAGACAAGATGGCAGCGGgtgaggcagagctgctgcagcttaaGGCCAGCAGGGAGGATGGAAGAGAGCACGAGCAGag gtgtgcagagctgcagaaggaGGTGGCCACTCTGAAGGAAAAGATTCATCACCTTGATGACATGTTAAAGAGTCAGCAGAGGAAAGTCCGTCACATGATTGAACAG CTGCAGAACTCCCGGACTGTCATCCAAGAGAGAGATCGAGTCGTCAGGGACCTGGAGGAGAGGGTTGCTTACCTTGAAGCTGAG aaCAGAGAAATGCATGACCACATGGAGTACTTCCTGGCAGGCCAGGAACCTCCACCACTGACGCCCACTGAGAACAAGCCAGAGGTGGTTTACAG TAAAACCATCACACCAGCGTCATCTAACAACAAGGCCCTCCCATTCATCAAAGTCATTGAGATCAAGTCCTAA
- the LOC119016592 gene encoding protein C1orf43 homolog, with the protein MAESSPLSGVNVVLVMAYGSLVFVLLFIFVKRQIMRFAMRSRRGPHAPIGHNAPKGLREEIDSRLSKVQEIRFEPRLLEEEDDRLKQGSQISCYNYLYRMKALDAIRDSGIPLQEISRSPSAFTGRNFRSWLLELRNSHSLIKSSRSALIDRLLEGYDSARHGTGVFGEAEFLEYQQALSELADVVKAYSSTTSLDQHHQSAAKDLTGSPVRSTPSTIQVTYLPSTGQRSKRPKHFLELKSFKDNYNTLESTL; encoded by the exons ATGGCTGAGTCATCGCCGTTATCGGGGGTTAATGTTGTTCTGGTTATGGCCTACGGGAGCTTG gtgtttgtgctgctgtttatcTTCGTCAAAAGACAAATCATGCGTTTTGCAATGAGGTCCCGCCGAGGACCCCATGCACCGATCGGCCACAACGCACCAAAG GGCTTGAGGGAGGAGATTGACTCCAGGCTGTCCAAAGTCCAGGAGATCCGCTTCGAACCTCGTCTCCTGGAAGAAGAGGACGATAGACTGAAGCAGGGATCACAGATCA GTTGCTACAACTACCTGTACAGAATGAAAGCTCTGGATGCCATCCGTGACTCAG GTATTCCCCTGCAGGAGATAAGCCGCAGTCCCAGCGCGTTCACTGGACGCAACTTCAGGAGCTGGCTGCTGGAGTTGCGCAACTCCCATTCTCTGATCAAGAGCAGCCGCAGTGCCCTCATTGACCGTTTGCTTGAAGGTTACGACAGCGCTCGCCATGGGACTGGG gtgtttggagaagcagagttTCTTGAATACCAGCAGGCTCTGAGTGAACTAGCTGATGT GGTGAAGGCCTATTCCAGCACCACCAGCCTGGACCAGCATCACCAGTCAGCAGCCAAGGACCTGACAGGCTCACCTGTCCGCTCCACTCCCTCCACCATCCAGGTCACCTACCTGCCCTCCACTGGCCAGCGCAGCAAAAGGCCCAAACACTTTCTGGAGCTTAAAAGTTTCAAAGACAACTACAACACACTGGAGAGCACCCTGTGA